From a single Streptomyces liliifuscus genomic region:
- a CDS encoding vWA domain-containing protein: MIPEPTRALDLDKLFAARLQAARARPYLATALFALHTVESRSVPTMAVDRHWRCYVSPAFVDHTPVEELAGVWVHEVSHLLRDHHGRSDRVARERGLTGPGERLRMNIAADCEINDDVYGDGLAWPQDVVEPGSLGLPEGQLMEDYLRQFRLGPRTQSHAWLDCGSGADGLDREWELGPNGAHGLSAQERDAVRFRVAQGIKGRPGNAPKAWQRWAEEAFQPPQPWRELLGAAIRSATSGSGAGQDYSYGRPSRRSAGVPGVVLPSLRRRPPRVSVIIDTSGSVSDAELGSALREVAAISRAVGGRRDLVSVLPCDAAAEVVHPLCRAEGIPLLGGGGTDLRTGFAKALRARPRPDVIVVLTDGQTPWPSAQPSCRTVVGLFPRPYDSAPYDSGAHDEDNPEYVPDTPPTWARVVEIGSTSAAR; the protein is encoded by the coding sequence GTGATCCCGGAGCCGACGAGGGCGCTGGACCTCGACAAGCTCTTCGCCGCCCGACTGCAGGCGGCCCGGGCCCGGCCCTACCTGGCGACGGCGCTGTTCGCCCTGCACACCGTGGAGTCGCGTTCGGTGCCGACGATGGCCGTCGACCGGCACTGGCGGTGCTACGTCTCACCGGCGTTCGTGGATCACACGCCGGTGGAGGAACTGGCCGGTGTGTGGGTGCACGAGGTGTCGCATCTGTTGCGCGACCACCACGGGCGCAGCGACAGGGTCGCGAGGGAGCGCGGTCTGACCGGCCCCGGGGAACGGCTGCGTATGAACATCGCCGCGGACTGCGAGATCAACGACGACGTGTACGGCGACGGGCTGGCCTGGCCCCAGGACGTCGTCGAGCCGGGCTCCCTGGGGCTGCCGGAGGGGCAGCTCATGGAGGACTACCTGCGGCAGTTCCGGCTCGGGCCGCGCACGCAGAGCCACGCCTGGCTGGACTGCGGCAGTGGGGCGGACGGTCTGGACAGGGAGTGGGAGCTGGGGCCGAACGGTGCGCACGGCCTCAGCGCCCAGGAACGCGACGCCGTTCGGTTCCGGGTGGCGCAGGGCATCAAGGGCCGTCCCGGGAACGCCCCCAAGGCGTGGCAGCGCTGGGCCGAGGAGGCGTTCCAACCACCGCAGCCGTGGCGGGAGTTGCTGGGCGCGGCGATCCGTTCGGCGACCTCGGGCTCCGGCGCGGGCCAGGACTACAGCTACGGCCGTCCCTCACGCAGGTCGGCCGGGGTGCCGGGCGTGGTGCTCCCCAGTCTTCGGCGCAGGCCGCCCCGGGTCTCCGTGATCATCGACACCTCCGGCTCGGTCAGCGACGCCGAACTGGGCAGTGCGCTCCGCGAGGTTGCCGCGATCTCCCGTGCCGTGGGCGGCCGCCGGGACCTGGTCTCCGTACTGCCGTGCGACGCGGCCGCCGAGGTCGTGCACCCGTTGTGCCGTGCCGAGGGGATTCCGCTGCTCGGCGGCGGGGGCACGGATCTGCGCACGGGCTTCGCCAAGGCGCTCCGTGCCCGGCCGCGGCCGGACGTGATCGTGGTCCTGACCGACGGTCAGACACCCTGGCCGAGCGCGCAGCCGTCCTGCCGGACGGTGGTGGGCCTGTTCCCTCGGCCGTACGACTCCGCGCCGTACGACTCCGGGGCGCACGACGAGGACAATCCCGAGTACGTCCCCGACACACCGCCCACGTGGGCTCGCGTGGTGGAGATCGGCTCGACATCCGCCGCTCGGTGA
- a CDS encoding MMPL family transporter — translation MFDRVAELTVRWPRAVLVVASVLVAAMSVVGVGAFGKLVGGGFDDPDSQSTQASRVIDEKFGGEANLVLLVSGGTQRVSDPAVEQDGRQLVDELRKEPELGNIVSYWDTRSDSLLARDGRSAMVLAHVKGDESTREEHAHDIIDGYAGRYEGLTVKAGGGTAVGAELSEQVLKDLLLAEIIAVPVTLLLLLIVFGGVVAALLPLAIGTVAVAGTFAELALLGSVTDVSVFSINLTTALGLGLGIDYALLMISRFREQLALGASVADAVRTTVHTAGRTVVFSAGTVAVALTALLVFPQYFLRSFAYAGVGVVVIAAVGTLFVMPALLMLLGHRINSGRLPWPKADRRRAPFWGRLAGTVMRRPVLTSVPVLAVLLLAAAPLLGVTFGTPDERVLPEDATSRQVSTALRADFEGDDEAAIQVVADGSVNYEAVDAYAGKLSLLDGVVRVEAATGTYEKGNAQAPGPANKALERPDAQRVTVIGTAPPKSDSAQSLVRAVRDVAAPAGAKDVLVGGGDAELLDTKESIASRLPLAGGLVAVTTFVLLFLFTGSIVQPVRALALNIISLAAAIGAMTWMFQDGHLSSVLGFTAQPMDTSMTVLLFCIAFGLSMDYEVFVTSRIKELHDDGESTENAVVHGLGHTGKIVSAAACLLAVGFFAFATAKVSFMQMFGLGSGLAILIDAIAVRGVLLPAAMRLLGRSAWYAPGPLRKFHQRFGISENGPASSHATAGVEPISMKESARNA, via the coding sequence ATGTTTGACCGCGTTGCGGAATTGACGGTTCGGTGGCCCAGAGCTGTGCTTGTGGTGGCCTCCGTCCTCGTGGCTGCGATGAGCGTCGTGGGAGTGGGCGCCTTCGGGAAACTGGTGGGCGGCGGCTTCGACGACCCGGACTCGCAGTCCACACAGGCCAGTCGGGTCATCGACGAGAAGTTCGGCGGTGAAGCGAACCTGGTGCTGCTGGTCAGCGGTGGCACCCAGCGCGTCAGCGACCCGGCGGTGGAGCAGGACGGCCGACAGCTGGTGGACGAGCTGCGCAAGGAACCCGAGCTCGGCAACATCGTGTCCTACTGGGACACGCGGAGCGACTCGCTGCTTGCCCGTGACGGCCGTTCGGCCATGGTCCTCGCCCATGTGAAGGGCGACGAGTCGACGCGGGAAGAGCACGCGCACGACATCATCGACGGCTACGCGGGCCGGTACGAGGGACTCACCGTCAAGGCCGGCGGCGGTACGGCGGTGGGCGCCGAACTGTCGGAGCAGGTCCTCAAGGACCTCCTCCTCGCGGAGATCATCGCGGTCCCCGTGACGCTGCTCCTTCTTCTCATCGTGTTCGGGGGCGTGGTCGCGGCTCTGCTGCCGCTCGCCATCGGCACGGTGGCGGTAGCCGGGACCTTCGCGGAACTCGCCCTCCTGGGCAGCGTCACCGACGTGTCGGTCTTCTCGATCAACCTGACCACCGCCCTCGGGCTCGGACTCGGCATCGACTACGCGCTGTTGATGATCAGCCGTTTCCGGGAGCAGCTCGCCTTGGGTGCCAGCGTCGCCGATGCGGTGAGAACGACGGTGCACACCGCGGGACGAACGGTCGTGTTCTCGGCCGGCACGGTCGCGGTCGCACTCACCGCGCTCCTGGTCTTCCCGCAGTACTTCCTGCGCTCGTTCGCCTACGCCGGCGTGGGTGTGGTCGTCATCGCTGCCGTCGGCACCCTCTTCGTGATGCCCGCTCTGCTCATGCTGTTGGGGCATCGCATCAACAGCGGCAGGCTCCCCTGGCCCAAGGCCGACCGCCGGCGCGCACCGTTCTGGGGCCGGCTGGCCGGGACCGTGATGCGCCGACCGGTGCTGACCAGCGTGCCGGTCCTCGCGGTGCTCCTGCTCGCCGCGGCCCCGCTCCTCGGCGTCACGTTCGGTACCCCCGACGAAAGGGTCCTTCCCGAGGACGCCACGAGCCGGCAGGTGTCCACCGCGTTGCGGGCGGACTTCGAGGGCGACGACGAGGCGGCCATCCAGGTGGTGGCCGACGGGTCCGTGAACTACGAGGCTGTCGACGCGTACGCGGGGAAGCTGTCACTCCTCGACGGGGTCGTTCGTGTCGAGGCGGCGACAGGCACCTACGAGAAGGGGAACGCTCAGGCTCCAGGACCGGCGAACAAAGCCCTGGAACGCCCCGACGCGCAGCGGGTCACCGTCATCGGTACCGCTCCGCCCAAGTCGGACAGCGCGCAGTCCCTCGTCCGGGCGGTCAGGGACGTCGCGGCGCCCGCCGGCGCCAAGGATGTCCTGGTCGGAGGGGGAGACGCGGAGCTGCTCGACACCAAGGAATCGATCGCGAGCCGACTGCCCCTGGCCGGCGGCCTGGTCGCCGTCACCACGTTCGTCCTCCTCTTCCTGTTCACCGGAAGCATCGTCCAGCCGGTCCGTGCGCTGGCCCTGAACATCATCAGCCTGGCCGCGGCGATCGGCGCGATGACCTGGATGTTCCAGGACGGCCATCTCAGCTCCGTACTGGGATTCACGGCCCAGCCGATGGACACATCGATGACGGTGCTGCTCTTCTGCATCGCCTTCGGGTTGTCCATGGACTACGAGGTGTTCGTCACCAGCAGGATCAAGGAACTCCACGACGACGGCGAGAGCACCGAGAACGCCGTCGTCCACGGCCTCGGACACACCGGGAAAATCGTCAGCGCCGCGGCCTGTCTCCTCGCGGTCGGATTCTTCGCGTTCGCCACGGCGAAGGTCAGCTTCATGCAGATGTTCGGCCTCGGCAGCGGTCTGGCCATCCTCATCGACGCCATCGCCGTACGCGGAGTACTGCTGCCTGCCGCCATGCGGCTGCTCGGCCGATCGGCCTGGTATGCGCCGGGGCCGCTCCGTAAGTTCCACCAACGTTTCGGAATCAGTGAGAACGGCCCCGCAAGCAGCCACGCCACCGCGGGAGTCGAACCAATTTCAATGAAGGAGTCCGCACGAAATGCGTAA
- a CDS encoding ATP-binding protein, translated as MNSVGRLVGRSAELAIIDGLFGTAAARGTALMLTGEAGVGKSALLDAAALRARETGFRVLRVVGSQFEEGVSFSALNQILQPLAGEIVALPARQAETLQVVRGLSEGQPTELLAIANAVHILLSRAAAGSSPLALVIDDVAWVDRPSAAVLSTVARCIRTGSIALLAASRTGDESFLSSTGTPTYEVRPLDDVSANELVTERFPAMASRVRRRLVAEARGNPLALLELPVSLNDAQQSERGTLPTVLPLTERLKRIFSTRVGALPDATRKLLLLAVLDGSGELHILRQALGDPDGLTELCPAERNGLVQVDSLTGRLVFRHPLTRSAVMDLSTSAERRWGHLALAGELPEGSERRARHLAEAAVGPDDQVAALLHQVAYSTLHRGDAVGAVTTLLRASELSSTGTAKGRRLAEAAYLGANITGDLRNVRALLDRAGRADPIGADSLAAAVAAASQLLNGEGDVDTAHQLLVGAVDHHGVPAGADYTILREALHTLLGVCFFGGRPDLWRAFDRAVARYRQCSSDPLLTVMRGAFGDPAHAALSVLDRLDELISGLHQETDPTRIIRAAVSATYVDRLPGCRSALRRVIDDGRNGGAITSAIEALFLLANDAYTSGQWDELRRTTDEGLGWCATYNYRVLGCAAQFLQGLVAAAQGDSTTARQIADRLISWGNPRGLGMLRFYASHIRALSALGSADFDAAYRFLGEVGTPGELPPHMPHALWLLLDFTEAAAHSGRHCEAAAHVAVVRKTDIPSISPRLAMLTDAAEAIATPHFVDHELFEAAIATPGAERWPFDWARICLAYGERLRRAKAGVEARVHLEAALSTFERLGATPWSARAGNELRASGIPIRTVIPGAAPPSQLTPQERQVAQLAATGLTNKQIAARLFLSPRTVAAHLRSVFRKLNVTSRAGLRDALTGLAQPSSPSALEDSMPSAP; from the coding sequence GTGAACTCGGTCGGTCGTCTCGTCGGACGGTCGGCGGAACTGGCGATCATCGACGGGCTCTTCGGGACTGCCGCCGCAAGGGGTACGGCGCTGATGCTGACCGGAGAGGCCGGGGTGGGCAAGAGCGCGCTGCTGGACGCCGCGGCGCTGCGCGCTCGCGAGACCGGCTTCCGGGTTCTGCGTGTCGTCGGCTCCCAGTTCGAGGAGGGCGTCAGCTTCTCGGCACTGAACCAGATACTGCAGCCGCTGGCCGGAGAGATCGTCGCGCTGCCCGCACGGCAGGCGGAGACCCTGCAAGTGGTCCGCGGGCTGTCCGAGGGGCAGCCGACCGAGCTGCTGGCCATCGCGAACGCCGTGCACATCCTGCTGTCCCGGGCCGCTGCCGGAAGCAGTCCTCTGGCTCTGGTCATCGATGACGTGGCGTGGGTGGACCGCCCCAGCGCCGCGGTTCTCAGTACGGTCGCCCGCTGCATACGCACCGGCTCCATCGCGCTGCTGGCCGCGTCCCGGACCGGCGACGAGTCCTTCCTCAGCAGCACCGGGACACCCACGTACGAGGTTCGGCCCCTGGACGACGTATCGGCGAACGAGCTGGTGACCGAGCGGTTCCCCGCCATGGCGTCCAGGGTCCGCCGGCGTCTTGTCGCGGAGGCCCGGGGAAACCCCCTAGCGCTGCTGGAGTTGCCCGTCTCGCTCAACGACGCACAGCAGTCGGAGCGAGGAACGCTGCCGACGGTGCTGCCGTTGACCGAACGTCTCAAAAGAATCTTCTCCACGCGGGTCGGCGCGCTCCCGGACGCCACCCGGAAACTGCTCCTGCTCGCGGTCCTGGACGGCTCGGGCGAGTTGCACATCCTTCGGCAGGCCTTGGGCGACCCCGACGGCCTGACGGAGCTGTGTCCTGCCGAGAGGAACGGACTCGTGCAGGTCGACAGCCTGACGGGCCGTCTGGTCTTCCGGCACCCGCTCACCCGGTCCGCGGTCATGGATCTGTCGACCAGCGCCGAACGCCGGTGGGGACATCTGGCACTCGCCGGGGAGCTCCCGGAAGGGTCCGAACGCCGGGCACGGCACCTCGCCGAAGCCGCCGTGGGCCCCGACGACCAGGTGGCCGCCCTTCTCCATCAGGTGGCCTACAGCACCCTGCACCGGGGTGACGCCGTCGGTGCCGTCACCACCCTGCTGCGCGCCTCGGAGCTGAGCAGCACGGGGACTGCCAAGGGACGAAGGCTGGCCGAGGCGGCCTACCTGGGCGCCAACATCACCGGTGACCTCCGCAACGTACGCGCCCTGCTGGACCGTGCCGGACGCGCCGATCCGATCGGCGCCGACTCCCTGGCGGCCGCCGTCGCCGCGGCCAGCCAACTCCTCAACGGCGAGGGCGACGTGGACACCGCCCATCAGCTTCTCGTCGGTGCCGTCGACCACCACGGCGTGCCCGCCGGGGCGGACTACACCATCCTCCGCGAGGCGCTGCACACCCTGCTGGGTGTGTGCTTCTTCGGCGGACGGCCGGACCTGTGGCGGGCCTTCGACCGTGCCGTCGCGCGATACCGGCAGTGCTCCTCGGATCCCCTGCTGACGGTGATGCGGGGCGCCTTCGGCGATCCGGCCCACGCGGCACTGTCCGTACTGGACCGTCTCGACGAACTCATCTCCGGCCTCCACCAGGAGACCGACCCCACACGCATCATCCGGGCCGCCGTCTCCGCCACCTATGTCGACCGACTGCCGGGCTGCCGCAGCGCGTTGCGGCGCGTCATCGACGACGGCCGGAACGGCGGTGCCATCACGTCGGCGATCGAGGCGCTCTTCCTCCTGGCGAACGACGCGTACACCAGCGGGCAGTGGGACGAACTCCGCAGAACCACGGACGAGGGTCTCGGGTGGTGCGCGACATACAACTACCGCGTGCTGGGATGCGCTGCCCAGTTCCTCCAGGGGCTGGTGGCCGCCGCACAGGGAGACAGCACCACCGCTCGGCAGATCGCGGACCGCCTCATCTCCTGGGGGAATCCCCGAGGCCTGGGCATGCTCCGCTTCTACGCCTCCCACATCCGCGCCCTGTCGGCTCTCGGCAGCGCGGACTTCGACGCCGCCTACCGCTTCCTGGGCGAAGTGGGCACCCCCGGAGAACTGCCGCCGCACATGCCGCACGCTCTGTGGCTCCTCCTGGACTTCACCGAGGCCGCCGCCCACTCCGGCCGCCACTGCGAAGCGGCCGCGCATGTCGCGGTGGTCAGGAAGACAGACATCCCGTCGATCTCACCGCGGCTGGCCATGCTGACGGATGCCGCCGAGGCGATCGCCACCCCGCACTTCGTGGACCATGAACTGTTCGAAGCCGCCATCGCCACGCCCGGCGCCGAACGATGGCCGTTCGACTGGGCCCGGATCTGTCTGGCGTACGGCGAAAGGCTGCGCCGGGCCAAAGCGGGCGTCGAGGCCCGCGTGCACCTGGAAGCCGCGCTCAGCACGTTCGAGCGCCTGGGAGCCACCCCCTGGAGCGCGCGGGCGGGCAACGAGCTGCGGGCGAGCGGGATCCCCATCAGGACGGTCATCCCTGGCGCGGCCCCGCCCTCACAACTGACCCCGCAGGAACGGCAGGTGGCACAACTGGCCGCGACCGGACTGACCAACAAGCAGATAGCCGCGCGGCTGTTCCTGTCTCCCCGAACCGTGGCAGCCCATCTGCGCAGTGTCTTCCGGAAGTTGAACGTCACCTCACGCGCCGGACTTCGCGACGCCCTGACCGGGCTGGCCCAGCCGTCCTCGCCGTCCGCGCTCGAAGACAGCATGCCTTCGGCTCCGTGA
- a CDS encoding alpha/beta fold hydrolase, translated as MRKKVVRQGIVAAGTAGAAAAVLLTTSASAAPTSTPKDAAKPTVVLVHGGFADASASWNDVIKQLQKEGYPVVAPANPLRGLPTDAPYLASVLKSVKGPVILAGHSYGGAVITNAAAGNPNVKALVYVAAFVPDKGEQVGELLGKYPGSEIPDAVDPVPFPNPDGSTGSDLYLKAGKFRSAFAGDLPVSVTNVMQAAQRPFSASSLTDVTQAAAWRTIPSWGLVATSDKAIPPALQRFEYQRAHARGTVEVRGASHSVMISHPEAVTKLIERADRGTRR; from the coding sequence ATGCGCAAGAAGGTCGTACGTCAAGGAATAGTCGCTGCGGGCACCGCGGGCGCCGCAGCGGCTGTCCTCCTGACAACATCGGCGTCGGCGGCGCCGACGTCCACCCCGAAGGACGCCGCCAAGCCGACGGTGGTGCTTGTGCACGGCGGCTTCGCCGACGCGTCCGCGAGCTGGAACGACGTGATCAAGCAGCTCCAGAAGGAGGGCTATCCGGTCGTCGCCCCCGCCAACCCGCTGCGTGGACTGCCGACAGACGCGCCCTACCTGGCGAGCGTCCTCAAGTCCGTCAAGGGGCCGGTCATCCTGGCCGGCCACTCCTACGGCGGCGCGGTGATCACCAACGCGGCGGCCGGCAACCCCAACGTCAAGGCACTTGTCTACGTTGCCGCGTTCGTGCCCGACAAGGGCGAGCAGGTGGGCGAGCTCCTCGGCAAGTACCCGGGCAGCGAGATCCCCGACGCGGTCGACCCCGTGCCGTTCCCGAACCCGGACGGCAGCACCGGCTCGGACCTCTACCTCAAGGCCGGCAAGTTCCGCAGCGCCTTCGCCGGAGACCTTCCGGTGTCGGTCACCAACGTCATGCAGGCGGCCCAGAGGCCGTTCAGCGCGTCCTCCCTGACCGATGTCACCCAGGCCGCCGCCTGGCGCACCATTCCCTCCTGGGGACTGGTCGCGACCTCGGACAAGGCCATTCCGCCGGCACTGCAGCGCTTCGAGTATCAGCGCGCCCACGCCCGTGGCACCGTCGAGGTCCGGGGCGCCTCCCACTCCGTCATGATCAGCCACCCGGAAGCGGTCACCAAGCTCATCGAGCGGGCCGACCGCGGCACGCGCCGATAG
- a CDS encoding alpha/beta fold hydrolase, with amino-acid sequence MSTVKNIVLVHGGFVDGSGWQAVYRLLARDGFNVSVVQNPTHTLEGDVAVTHQVLDSQDGPSVLVGHSYGGAVITEAGRHDGVAALVYIAAFAPDKDESVGTLIADPAPGAPVPPILPPQDGFLFLDREKFAASFAGDVPPEDAQFMADSQVPWGLGALNGTVTEAAWRAKPSWYLVATDDRMIPPSAQRAMAERTGATVSEVAGSHAIYVSQPEAVAELIKQAAAHQA; translated from the coding sequence ATGAGCACCGTGAAGAACATCGTTCTCGTACATGGAGGATTCGTCGACGGCTCCGGGTGGCAGGCGGTGTACCGCCTTCTCGCCCGCGACGGCTTCAACGTCAGCGTCGTGCAGAACCCGACCCACACCCTCGAAGGCGATGTGGCGGTCACCCATCAGGTCCTCGACTCCCAGGACGGACCGTCCGTGCTCGTCGGCCACTCCTACGGTGGAGCGGTGATCACCGAGGCCGGCCGGCACGACGGTGTGGCCGCGCTCGTCTACATCGCGGCCTTCGCACCGGACAAGGACGAGTCGGTCGGCACCCTGATCGCCGACCCGGCACCCGGCGCGCCCGTTCCGCCGATCCTGCCGCCCCAGGACGGCTTCCTCTTCCTGGACCGCGAGAAGTTCGCCGCGTCGTTCGCGGGTGATGTGCCGCCCGAGGACGCGCAGTTCATGGCCGACTCGCAGGTTCCCTGGGGTCTGGGGGCCCTCAACGGAACGGTCACGGAGGCCGCCTGGCGTGCCAAGCCGAGCTGGTATCTCGTCGCGACCGACGACCGCATGATCCCGCCGTCGGCGCAGCGCGCGATGGCCGAGCGGACCGGAGCCACCGTCAGCGAGGTCGCCGGCAGCCACGCCATCTACGTCTCCCAGCCGGAGGCCGTGGCGGAACTGATCAAGCAGGCCGCTGCCCACCAGGCGTAG
- a CDS encoding alpha/beta fold hydrolase, whose product MTTSSSTNPLAAGTHTVEIDGVVQRYHVHGTGPVCIAHSGGPGILWEYLRMPALERHLTVVYPEPIGTGASGKLSSHPHGYTRPRYSRFLGALIDHLGVPEVHLLGHSHGGFVVQYHALHHPEGVAGVILYDSAPLTGPEHGAEAMRLVQLFAERHADHPGLPEVLAAFQAIPTISDDVQMTAVARGLLPSYFADYWGREEEFAPLRASVRATHISGLDENLAPHVIDDRADLGSLTVPALVVVGRHDVICGVRWAEELHGLIPGSRLLILENSGHFGHIEEPETFARAVTRFVN is encoded by the coding sequence ATGACAACGTCCTCTTCGACCAACCCCCTGGCCGCCGGAACGCACACCGTCGAGATCGACGGAGTCGTGCAGCGCTATCACGTGCACGGCACCGGACCGGTGTGCATCGCGCACTCCGGCGGGCCGGGCATCCTCTGGGAGTACCTGCGGATGCCCGCGCTGGAGCGGCACCTGACGGTCGTCTACCCGGAGCCGATCGGCACCGGCGCCTCGGGCAAACTGTCCTCCCACCCCCACGGCTACACCCGGCCCCGATACAGCCGGTTCCTCGGGGCGCTGATCGACCACCTCGGCGTACCCGAGGTGCATCTCCTGGGGCACTCGCACGGCGGCTTCGTCGTCCAGTACCACGCCCTGCACCACCCCGAAGGCGTCGCCGGGGTGATCCTCTACGACAGCGCGCCGCTGACCGGTCCCGAACACGGCGCCGAGGCCATGCGCCTGGTCCAGCTCTTCGCCGAGCGGCACGCGGACCACCCCGGACTCCCCGAGGTCCTCGCGGCCTTCCAGGCCATCCCGACGATCTCCGACGACGTTCAGATGACGGCCGTCGCCAGGGGACTGCTTCCCTCGTACTTCGCCGACTACTGGGGCAGGGAAGAGGAGTTCGCTCCCTTGCGTGCCTCCGTGCGGGCCACGCACATCTCCGGGCTGGACGAGAACCTCGCCCCGCACGTCATCGACGACCGTGCGGACCTCGGTTCACTCACGGTGCCCGCTCTCGTCGTAGTCGGCCGCCACGACGTCATCTGCGGGGTGCGGTGGGCCGAGGAACTGCACGGGCTGATCCCCGGATCGCGGCTGCTGATCCTGGAGAACAGCGGGCACTTCGGTCACATCGAGGAGCCGGAGACCTTCGCGCGGGCAGTGACGCGCTTCGTGAACTAG
- a CDS encoding RNA polymerase sigma factor, whose translation MSPNADDAVRLEDAALTRAAQAGDVTALGLLLERHRAGMRAVALSILGPGPDVDDVLQDAAVTALRRVGDVRDPAAIGAWLRMIVRNAARSLLRGAVAFRPIDDLQVPSTDDGPERRLEHHAMRDWIWEAVEELSPTLRLPLVLRHFSTGVTSYERMADACGVPVGTVRSRLNQGRVKLAAALAATADAPHGDTARRTRASRIEARETLAAAESGRFGALLTERWSPDIALVRGNEPVGDRSLLVRGMDGDLEAGVRQRLVHAVAGRSLVVWEMDLLGPADDPDHCPPSVAWLMTLDDAGRPHRLRLLHPRPVQALQSLTPM comes from the coding sequence ATGAGCCCGAACGCGGATGACGCCGTACGCCTGGAGGACGCGGCGCTCACGCGTGCCGCACAGGCGGGTGACGTCACCGCCCTGGGTCTGCTGCTCGAACGGCACCGGGCAGGCATGCGTGCGGTGGCGCTGAGCATCCTGGGACCGGGGCCCGACGTCGACGACGTCCTCCAGGACGCGGCCGTGACCGCGCTTCGCAGGGTGGGCGACGTCCGGGATCCCGCGGCCATCGGCGCATGGCTGCGGATGATCGTGCGCAACGCCGCCCGTTCCCTGTTGCGAGGCGCCGTTGCCTTCCGGCCGATCGACGATCTGCAGGTGCCCTCCACGGACGACGGACCGGAGCGCCGGCTGGAGCACCACGCCATGCGGGACTGGATCTGGGAGGCCGTCGAAGAGCTTTCCCCCACACTGCGACTGCCCCTGGTACTGCGTCACTTCAGCACCGGCGTCACGTCCTACGAGCGGATGGCCGACGCCTGCGGAGTCCCGGTCGGCACGGTCCGCAGCCGGCTCAACCAGGGACGGGTCAAGCTCGCGGCCGCCCTCGCCGCCACCGCGGACGCACCTCACGGAGACACCGCGCGGCGCACCCGCGCCAGCCGCATCGAGGCACGCGAGACACTGGCCGCCGCCGAGAGCGGCCGGTTCGGCGCGCTGCTGACGGAACGCTGGTCACCCGACATCGCACTGGTCAGGGGGAACGAACCGGTGGGTGACAGGAGCCTCCTCGTGCGGGGCATGGACGGCGACCTCGAAGCCGGCGTACGTCAGCGCCTGGTCCATGCCGTGGCCGGCCGGTCCCTCGTCGTGTGGGAGATGGACCTTCTCGGCCCCGCCGACGATCCGGACCACTGCCCGCCCTCGGTGGCCTGGCTGATGACCCTGGACGACGCCGGTCGTCCGCACCGGCTGCGCCTCCTGCACCCCAGGCCGGTACAGGCCCTCCAGTCACTCACTCCGATGTGA
- a CDS encoding ArsR/SmtB family transcription factor yields MLRIHFTSEDLVRTRLACRPDPLWEITASLHRLQSQMGRWAHAAWYRDARAAIATQQLGTVVRTLLLPLFPRATYFPDFLTPAEASHGLKSGLDAILDTPPARVRHEIGLLAQVRNVPTDMYRLADKDVRADLVAALRKYHNAAIAPYSDRMQARVDAECALRGRDLLHGGAEGLLRGLGPAMRWRAPVLEVEYVGGVDRDLHLGGRGLVLIPSYFCWQKPVSFADPDLPPVLLYPLASGGPIPQHSPAEAPLSALLGRTRAAVLLAVTYGATNSEIARAVSVSPANASHHTTVLRDSGLIASHRHANTVLHTLTPLGAALLRLPDQERQSTVQDD; encoded by the coding sequence GTGCTGCGTATCCACTTCACGTCGGAGGATCTTGTTCGAACGCGGCTCGCCTGCCGCCCCGACCCCTTGTGGGAGATCACCGCCAGCCTGCACCGGTTACAGTCCCAGATGGGGCGCTGGGCCCATGCCGCCTGGTACCGCGACGCCCGTGCCGCCATCGCCACACAGCAACTGGGCACCGTCGTACGCACATTGCTGTTGCCGCTCTTTCCGCGCGCCACGTACTTCCCCGACTTCCTGACCCCGGCCGAGGCGAGCCACGGGCTGAAGAGCGGGCTCGACGCGATCCTCGACACGCCGCCCGCCCGGGTCCGGCACGAGATCGGTCTGCTGGCACAGGTGAGGAACGTGCCGACGGACATGTACCGCCTGGCAGACAAGGACGTCCGTGCGGATCTGGTCGCGGCGCTGCGCAAGTACCACAACGCGGCCATCGCCCCCTACAGCGACCGTATGCAGGCCCGCGTCGACGCCGAGTGCGCCCTCCGGGGGCGCGATCTGCTGCACGGCGGAGCGGAAGGGCTGCTCAGGGGACTGGGTCCTGCGATGCGCTGGAGAGCCCCCGTCCTGGAGGTGGAGTACGTAGGTGGTGTCGATCGTGATCTGCACCTGGGCGGCCGTGGCCTGGTGCTGATCCCCTCGTACTTCTGCTGGCAGAAGCCGGTCTCCTTCGCCGATCCCGATCTGCCGCCCGTCCTGCTGTACCCGCTGGCGTCGGGCGGCCCCATCCCCCAACACAGCCCGGCCGAGGCGCCGTTGTCGGCACTGCTCGGACGCACCCGCGCCGCGGTACTGCTCGCCGTGACGTACGGCGCCACCAACTCGGAGATCGCCCGCGCGGTCTCGGTGTCCCCGGCCAACGCCAGCCACCACACCACCGTGCTGCGCGACTCGGGACTCATCGCCAGCCACCGCCATGCGAACACCGTCCTGCACACCCTCACCCCGCTGGGAGCGGCCCTCCTCCGCCTTCCCGACCAGGAACGCCAGAGCACGGTGCAGGACGACTGA